One Coffea eugenioides isolate CCC68of chromosome 2, Ceug_1.0, whole genome shotgun sequence genomic window, CATTGTACTGTAGGAAAACGTATTGCAACCTGTGGAATTTGGCAAAGAAGCTCATTTTTTAGTTCTCTATCAAGGAGAAAGTTTATTATGCTTTCAAAGCAGATCCAACTGCAGGTACGTGATCTTTATAGGTGTGCTTTTGCATGAGAGACTCATTTAATCACTCCAATGTCTGCTTATTCTTATTGGGAAATAAAGTATTTTTCGGGAATGGTCTAGCACAGCATCTGCAATAGTAGTCTGTGTTAAAAAGAATATATTTTGTTATCACAATTTTGTTATAGTAGAGGATGGATGACATTTTGGCCTtaaaaaaaggaacagaaaaggaaaagaatggaatAATTGTGATCTTGACCATCGTGAACAGTTCTGTTGTTTATCAATGTTTAAAAAAGTGTTGTCTTTTCTGTGTCCTGTTCTTATCAGGTATTTCTGAGACTGCATATTTTCCCTCTTCATTAGCTTTATGTATTAATGACTGGATGTCATCATTGATTTTCTCTTTGCAGGCAGATTTTGCTGCTACAACTTTTTCTTAGGTGAAGAGTTCTTGAATTTAGTTCCTGTTGGAGATAGATATGCAACCCACAGGTGGTAAAGATACCCAACTTCGTGATAACAATAGCCAGAAGGTCCATCCACAACCCATGGAAGAGGCCATAAATCAAAATCCTGAAGCATTGGAAGCACTAATTTCTAGGATTTTTACAAACATTTCCTCCCTGAAGTCGGCCTACATTGAGCTTCAAACTGCTCATACTCCCTATGACCCCGATAAAATTCAAGCTGCTGATAAACTTGTGATTTCAGAGCTGAAGAATCTCTCTGAACTCAAGCACTTTTACAGGGAGCATAATCCAAAACCTGTTTGTGTCTCTCCACAGGACTCTCGCTTGGCCGCAGAGATCCAGGAGCAGCAGAGTCTATTGAAAACTTATGAGGTTATGGTGAAGAAGTTTCAGTCTGAAATTCAGAATAAGGACTCTGAAATAAATCAATTGCAGCAGCAGATCCAGGAGGCAAATCAGAAGCGAGTAAAACTGGAAAAGAATCTCAAGCTGAGAGGCTTGTCAGCCAAAGAATCAGAAGGCTCAGGTGATGAAAATGCTGTCTTTTCTATGGATTTGACCCCTGACCTTATCAAGTCAGCTGTGGAAGCTGCTTATAAAGCCATTCATGATTTCTCTAAGCCGCTAATCAACATGATGAAAGCTGCTGGGTGGGATCTTGATGCAGCTGCAAATTCCATAGAGCCTGATGTTGTTTATGCTAAGAGAGCTCACAAAAAATATGCATTTGAAGCCCATATTTGCCAACGAATGTTCAGTGGTTTTCAGGAAGAAAGCTTTTCTCTGAAACTTGACAATGTGACCATGGATAAAGGAAGTTTTTTCAACCAATATCTTGCCTTACGTGATATGGATCCTCTGGATGCTGTTGGGCAAAGCCCAGATTCCCCTTTTGGAAAGTTTTGTCGGAGCAAGTACCTGGTGGTGGTTCATCCAAAGATGGAGGCTTCATTTTTTGGCAACCTGGATCAGCGAAACTATGTGATGGGTGGTGGTCATCCAAGGACACCTTTCTACCAGGCATTCTTGAAACTAGCCAAGTCTATCTGGCTTTTACATAGATTAGCAAATTCCTTTGACCCTATGGttaaggttttccaggtcaagaAGGGGAGTGAGTTCTCTGAAGTGTATATGGATAGTGTAGTGAAAAATTTTGTTATTGAAGACGCTGACCAAAAGCCTAGGGTTGGTTTAATGGTTATGCCAGGATTTTGGATTGGAGGCAGTGTGATACAGAGCCAAGTCTACTTAACAGGTGTGATGGTTGCAGAATGACTTTTGTTTGTACCAGTTGGAGTTCTGTCAAAACCTGCATGTATGTACTGTGTTAATTTCTGTGTTATTTCTGTATTTGGTAAAATGTTTCTGTTGTATTATCTGCATTTGCTAAGTTGATATGATATGTGATTGAAGTTACTATATTGATATGAGGTGTACTTTGGTCTTCTGCCATTTTCTGATTTGACGGCGACTCTTTTTCACACACGCACAACAAGAGAGAGGCTATTTACCTTCTGAGCGTTGGCAGTTAGTTTTGTGCTTGATGTGGAGTTTCCATTCCTAACTGGTAGTATTATGCAGAAAATTCGTGAGCATGCATTTTCCTTCTCAGATGTTTTAGACTTTAGAGAGCttatcaacttgaagtagctgaCAAGGTAAATTTTGCCATGACATGAAGAATTAGCATTCTTAGCTAGTGAGGTTATACAGACACAATCCTATTCCCATGCTCTGAATGTTCTTTTCCTGTTGAAGAATTGCTACCACATGAATAGGTAAACTGATTATTTTTCAATGCTCGCTCGAGTTTGATGCAAGCTATGTCGATAGTTCCTTAAATCTTTTAAAACTACTGCAACAGCTATGCTGTTAATATACTCCGTCTCACTGCATGCATGGGTAATTCCTGTGAAATTTGATCCAATTGAGCCTTCTGAGAAGAGCCTCATCAAATTATTCAGCTGTATATTGTTTCAGAATTGGTACGATTAATCTCTCTGGTGTAACTGCATCAGACCCACCGTGTGTACCTAAACTATGATTTTAAAGCATGGGATCTGTTTCCCCAGATATTTCTGCAAAAACGGGTGAAGAAAATTGATGAATTGTCTTGTTGGGAGGGATCTTGTTGCCAATCAAGATATTTCGCACTTGGCTTAATTATTGCATCAGAAGTCAGAAGCGAACATCTGGTGAGGAGATCTGTCAAACCCTCAAGAAGAACAGAAGTGCAAAAGTTTCTTATTTCGATTTTTAGGCTACAAGAAATTTCCGTTCTTTCGCCGTAGAAGTGATTGGTGGCAATCTTTCTGCATAAACTTTAGGGCGAATTGGAGTTTTGGTCCCCAATTTATCACCAACGCGCGAAACTAGTCCCCAATCGATTGCACATAACAAATGTAGTCCCCAATCTATTCAATTTTGCTCAGAAGTGGACAATTGACGGgttttcatcattttttgaCGGAAATAAGTCACGTGAGAGCATGTGCCCGTACTTAAAATCCTTTTTCCATTTTGTGAAGCGGGAAAACTCATAAAAAACTATTTCCTGCTTCCCGGTGCCCCCATTCCTAATTAGCAAAGACAAAACTCAATTAGCAAATGGagttaattatattaattaGTATTAGTCTACTATATAATTGAGCAATTGGTAAAATTTTTGATTAACAAAACAAAACCCAATCTATCCCTGTCTTTCTTTTTGTCGTGCTCTGTATTTTTCCCCAACTGAAGATGACACCCTTGTAGCCAAATTCAATTACCGAGAAGTGACAAAGACTTGTACAGATTGGGATTGAAGTGCTTGAGCCTCGGATTTCGTCATCCGTTTGCAGATTTGTCTTGTCTTCGTATCTGGTCGTATCTTGTAATGATACCAGAAAAGCTTTGTCACTGTAAGTTACAAGCAAAAATGATGACCTCTTGGACACACAGCAACCCTGGAAGAAGGTATTTCAGCTGCGGCATGAAGAAGGTATGGGCAATCTCAAATTCTTGCTTCAGATTCtgaattttagtttttttctgAAGCAATATTTTTTTGACCGTGAAGGGCAAAAGAGATGAAAATGGTTGCAACTATTTCGAGTGGTATGATCCGATAATGTGCCAAAGATCCACTGCTTTGATACCTGGTTTGCTGCGGAGCATGAATGCCAAGGATGCCACAATTGAAAAACTAAGAGCAAGGGAAAGGAAATTAGTCTCTGCAATTGTGTTGTTGGCactgttgttgttgtttgttTTGCTAGTGTAAAAGGCCAGGATCTATTGCTGCTGTTGTTTGTTTTAGCTGATTATGACAGGCTACTAGTAATCAGCAATGGGTGAATATGTAGGTTGGGATGTATTGTATTGCTAGTAAGATATCAGTAGTGTATTCAATGCTACTGTAAGGCATTTAAAGGCCAAATGAATgcattatttggaaattatccCTGTAAAAATTTAGATAGTTGAACTTCAAAAACAGATTTGTAATCTAAAAACATATGATGGCCATCCGAAATTCACCCAAAAAAAGGAAACTGCAACAAGCTTTTCTGTACACTGGTCTTGGGAAGATGAAATGCAACAAGCTTTTCTGTACACTGTACTaatgaaattcacccaaaaaaaggaaaaagaaacaaaaacaaacatcagCCACAACCATTGCTGATGTTCCTGTAATCGCAAGGGAAAATGAAACCTCAACTACACCTTTGCATCATCCAGCAACACAGGTGTAAGTTTGACAGCAGCATATTGCAATATAAGCACATTTACAAATTATCCCTGTAAAACACAATGATGCTAAGATATTCACAACTGAAGTAATGAAGGAAACTGCAACAATTCTCCCATAAATCCAGCAATAATAATCAGATTTCTCCCATAAAAGGGACCTCCAATTCTCCCTTACAAAATATACATTCTTGACATCATCATACAAGATGACAAAAGAAGTACAAAATAAGCAGAATTACAACATCTACATTACTTCCAACATAGCAAAAGAAGTACCAAGTCTGATCATCAACAAATGAAATACATAATTACTTCACTTTCAGTTTTCCTTGAACATTAGACTAGTCACCACATTCATTGGTCTTGGGGAGTTGGACATGAATGTGAACATCCCTAATTCTAAATGGTGCAGAAGCAATGGGAGCAACTGGTTGGCTGATATGTGCCACATGTGGATCCTCAATTCCAAAAATCTCATGTAAGTTAGGTTCAGCAACAGGGGCAGAAGAAATTAAGCAACTCTCAGTAGCTTGTTGGCTATTTTGTGATGAAGTCCCTTTCTTTCCTACACGTCTAGTGCCTTTTCCCTGCACAACAGTAGTACGAGTAATGAGTATGTGCAGTAGTTATGTTGGTAAGAATATAAAATCAAATTGAAGTTATAAGAAAACTGTACAGCTTTTTTCACTGCTCTTCTTGTGGTCTTCTTAGCAGTGGGGCCAACACCTTCAACCTAGAACATGAGATTAAAACCATTATCATGCAGCAAATACAAAATCACAGAACTTGAATTCATATATATCATGACTTATCACTCACAGAGATGACATGGTTTGTATCTATTTGGGACAAGTTTGTTTCACATTGTGCTTCATGCAATCCAGCAGATGACATCTGTGATAGACTTACATCTTCATCACCACATTTTTGTTGCCTAAGCTTGCATGTCCTTGTGTTATGACCCTTTTCCCCACAGTAAGTACATTTACAGATTTGTCCAAAACGTCTTACTTTAACTCTTTTATCTTTCATTTCCTGCACCTCATCAGTAGACTTTCTCCTTTGTTTTTTGGGTCTTCCTGGTGCTCTTCCATATGTTGGGGGGAGTGGGGGCTCGACATTCACATCTGCCCAATCTTGCTCTCCATGAAGAGGTAATATGCAAGGCTCATAACACTTGAGATAAGTTTTCACTCTGTAGCAGTCATCAACATACTCCATTGGATCCTTCATTGCAATCCAAAGTGCTGAAATTGCATGAGAGCAAGGTATCCCTGTCAAGTCCCATTTCCTACAAGAGCATGTCTTCTCTTCAATGTTAACTGCATACTTTTGACCATAGGGATCAGCAACTTCATAATTAACTTCATTGGATTTGTAAGGCACACAGTAAGTTGCCTTATTTATGTTCTCTATCATTCTTTTCCTGATTTTTGGGCAGACTGCATATTTGCTCCATTTTTCTCTGGCTCTGTCTCTGTTCTCTTGCATTCTTGACATCATAACATATCTCAATGCCTCCATCATTGCAACAATTGACTCCTCTCTAGCATCTAAGATCTTGCTGTTGAAGGATTCACATATGTTATTCAGCAACATATCACACTTCGGGTAAGTGCTAAAGTGTGATCTACTCCATTCAGCCGGATTCTTGTCATCCAACCACTTAATAGCTTCAACATCAAGTTTAGCAATTGCCTCCATTCTTCTTCTGAATTGAATTGGAGTAGTTGCCTTGGCTGCTTTCCATAGAGCTTTCCTCATTGCTGCCCCTTTGAACCCAGCAGATGACATGTTACTATGCATATGTTTAACACAGAATCTGTGGGTTGCATTCGAAAAAACTGTTTCACATGCTTGGATTATTCCCTTTTGCTTATCACTCATTATTGTCCACTCATAGTccctttcaattttcaaatcttCCTTGAGTAATGTCAGAAACCAAATCCAAGAATCTTTGGTTTCTCCCTCAGTTGCTGCATAAGCTATAGGATACATTCCATTATTTGGATCAACTCCAACTGCTGTCAATAATACACCCCCTGCTGAACCTTTGAGAAAAGTTCCATCCAATCCAAACACAGGCCTACAAGCTGCTAAGAACCCCTGTTTTACCCCAGCAAAGCACATGTATAATCTCTGAAATTTGCCCTGTCCTGTTACTGCATCACAATAGTCATCTACCAGCTTCATAATTACTGTGCTACCTGGATTACTTCTCTCGATTTCATTAATATAATGAGGCAGTTTATTAAACTGGTCCATCTCACTGCCTTTGGCCAAATTCTCTGCAATTTTCTTAGCTCTATAGCCTTGATGTCTACTAAGATGACATTTGTGCTCCTTCATTACCATCTTTTTGAAACTAACATAGTCCAGCCTTGGGTTCTCCTTAAATACACCAACATACCTTCTTCCTACCCACCCAGATTTCACACTCTTGTTGTGATATGAAAATCCACATTTGTGCTTCTTTTGAAATGTTCTAACCTCCAATCTGCCATCCCCTTTCATCCTCCTAGCATATATGCACCAATCACAGCCATCTTTAGGACATATTGCTCTAACTCTTATGTTATCATTCTTGATAAATTTAAATGATCTCCTTCTCCTGATGTTCCAGGTTCTAATTGCTTCTTTCAACTCCTTGAAAGAAGAAAATATTTGTCTAAGTTTAATTTTGGGATCATTTTCATCCTTGGGATCAAACACAGGGGGTCTCAAGCTTTTCTCTTCATCCGACCCTCTATCACTACCAATATCAGTATCTGAATCTGGGGCAACATCAACATCAGAATTGTCATTATCACTTTCAGTATCACTAGACATTTGTTTCCTAGGCTTGTTATTCATCCTAGCATCTGTACACTTGTTTTTTAGATGCATATTCAGCTGCTcttgttttctattttctacTCCTAACCATTCAGAATCTTCatcaatatttttatcataatcATTATCATCTGAATTTTGATCATAATCCGTGTCTTTTCCTGAGAACTCCCCCAAATCAGAGCCTGAACTAGGCATAtattcatcatcactttcatccTCTTCATCTTCTAACACAAAGTCCCTATCCTCAATGTCAGACCCCCATTGTGATGATAGTAGATCATTAAGGGAAACCTCTACATACAAATCAACCACCCTACCACAGTCAAAATGATCAGTACAATATGCATGCAATTCTCTATCATGTCTTAACAAATGAAATCTGTGTTCCTCGATTAGGATATGGTACTTTTTGTCACCAACAACTTGAAGTTGATTTTCTAGCATTCTATCCATTTCAAATAGACTAATGCCTGTGGCCTCTACATGATCAAAAATCCATAATTCTCCTCCCTCATAATGCACATCAGGTTCGGTTTCAATTTTTCCCCATATATAACACTTCATAGTCACTTCAGTGCTTTCACTATCTGAATTTAGGGacaacaaaataaaacaaacacaATAAACAACTACCATAAGTGACAAATTAGATTATATAAGCAGGTAATTTGCACTCAATCTGCTTCAAGACACTTCAATAATACATCTCCTGCCATATAAAAGCAGGGAGACTTACAGACATAAAAGCACCACAAAAGCATGTTACGAAATCAGATTCAAACCAACATTGTCTATCATGACAACCCACACCAGAGAGACATACAGAACCCCATTAAATGGTAGACAAGTTTTTTTATGGCTTTGCCAGATTACTTAAAAATCCaaaattgaagacattcttgTCTCCCAAGTGAAAATATTGTCTCCTAAGTGAAAATATCACCTTTGATAATCACATTCTTACAATATAAGCATAAATCAGTTGCATGCATAATGCTACCAGAGTCACACAACACATACCGTAATCTGGTGGTGGTGCTCCATTCATTTCTTTTGGTCTTAGAGCCATTTCCTTCCAGATTCACAAACAACTCCACTATCACCGAGTTCTTCGAGATTTTTCTTCCGATCTGCTGGTTTTATGCACAAAACTTAATCTGGTTTTTTGTTCTCGTTTCTAGAGCCTGAAGAGAAGAAGGGGGACAATTAGTGTGTTTTGTCTTTGCTAATTAGGAATGGGGGCACCGGGAAGCAGGAAATAGTTTTTTATGAGTTTTCCCGCTTCACAAAATGGAAAAAGGATTTTAAGTACGGGCACATGCTCTCACGTGACTTATTTCCGtcaaaaaatgatgaaaacccgtcaattgtccacttttgaGCAAAATTGAATAGATTGGGGACTACATTTGTTATGTGCAATCGATTGGGGACTAGTTTCGCGCGTTGGTGATAAATTGGGGACCAAAACTCCAATTCGCCCTAAACTTTATACATGTCCAAAAAGTTCCCTGATAGCGTTGACCCAGTGCAAGATGCGCTATGCATGGACCATGGTATCTGCTGCTCACAGTTTTGAGCACATGATACAAAAGAGGGTCATTAATTATAAAACCTGAATTTGGACGGTTTGAAAAAACTCCCTTTGATTACATCCAAATCAAGCACGTAAGCTCTTTTTTAACAGCTGACAATTCACGAAAAGAATTGAAAGCAAACTTATGTAGGGCACTAAAATTTGAGTGAACATATTATCCTTAAATTAATCCTACTTTGAACccctttttttgtttgatttttctGAGCAAATCGTTCTTTGAACTTATATGGCAGTCATACTAGAATAAGAGAGTCACAAATTTGCTGTTATATGTAAACTATGAGTTTATTTTGAACGTCAGTTAGAATGAGTTTATGGTACAAAAGAAAATGTACAAGGGGAAAGATCAATCCAATCATTACCACATAAATTAAGTTAGGAACAAGATTATTGGGATTTCTTGGATTGAGAACTTGAAACTTTACGCTAACAATATCCTCTATTAAACACACGCGCACACTATTTAAGGGAAATCCACAGCCCAACCCAAAAGGCATGCTGACTTAAGTCAGGCCACACTGAGGACCTTAAATAGTACACACACACACCACTCTCAATCGATGTGGGATAGAGGAAACGGGGGAGGGAAAACACCAAGACTATTGCCAAATAATTAAGCTGAAGCCACTTGCCAAATAATTACACCAAAGCCAGCAAGATGTTTATCAAGTAAAGCTCTCTTCCTGTGATATTCCATTCCTGGCGACAACTTGCCGCAGGCATCGATGGCGCTGCTTAGCATTCATTCTTGGTCAAACCAAACCATAGGCGTTCAAACAATATAATCTATAGCTAACGCCAACGTTTTAAGATCACTGGGAGAATTAATTAATTTCAATGACATCTACAGCAACGGATATGCACTACAGCTGTTGAGTCACAATTAATGGTAAATTGAGTACAGACAAAATAAATGCAGGAATTAATTGAACATTTGAGATCTCAGAATTTAGagattttggatttaaatcatctcctttcttcattttttttaattccattCCTTTCctgctaaaaaaaaaaggaaattaattgaatatcagTATCATTTCTTCTGAAGCCGATAAACTACCATGTAACTTTTGATTCTTTTAtcttaaatgaattttttcatatCTTATATTAGTATTGCATTTATCTTgtgtatacatacatacatacataagtACGTACcgattaaaatttcaaaattttttcgataaaactttaaaaaaattttctagtataaatGCCTATTCTAACGCTAGGACATGTATGGATGTGCATGTGAATCCCAACGACTAACTTGCCAGACATGACATATTTGGTCCATTCGATCAAGATAAGCATCAATTTCAAACAGATCAGATTGCTTAGTTACCAATGTACTTGTACTTAAATCATGGTTTCTGCTGCTGCTG contains:
- the LOC113760864 gene encoding protein GRAVITROPIC IN THE LIGHT 1, with the protein product MQPTGGKDTQLRDNNSQKVHPQPMEEAINQNPEALEALISRIFTNISSLKSAYIELQTAHTPYDPDKIQAADKLVISELKNLSELKHFYREHNPKPVCVSPQDSRLAAEIQEQQSLLKTYEVMVKKFQSEIQNKDSEINQLQQQIQEANQKRVKLEKNLKLRGLSAKESEGSGDENAVFSMDLTPDLIKSAVEAAYKAIHDFSKPLINMMKAAGWDLDAAANSIEPDVVYAKRAHKKYAFEAHICQRMFSGFQEESFSLKLDNVTMDKGSFFNQYLALRDMDPLDAVGQSPDSPFGKFCRSKYLVVVHPKMEASFFGNLDQRNYVMGGGHPRTPFYQAFLKLAKSIWLLHRLANSFDPMVKVFQVKKGSEFSEVYMDSVVKNFVIEDADQKPRVGLMVMPGFWIGGSVIQSQVYLTGVMVAE